GCCGAAGCCTGAAGCTGAGTGACGCCAAAATGCCAGCCGAGCTTTTGGAAATGATCTTTGGCCTCATGCAGGGAGTCCAGCAGGATGCAGTGGATAACCATGCGGCCTCGCGGTTTGAGCCGATCACAGGCAACGGTGAGCAGGGAAGAGTCATGATTCGTCTCACCACCCAGTCCTCCACCAATGAAGATGCGGTCCGGTTCAGGCAGTCCTCTGAGTGACTCGGGCATCGGACCCAGTACTGTGTCAACAAGCCATGCGCCTGTGCGGCGGATGTTCTCGCGGATCATGGCTATACGGGTTTTGTTCCGTTCAACGGCGAAGACCCGGCCTCGTCGAGCCAGATGGGACGCTTCAATGGATACGGACCCGCAGCCAGCACCGAGATCCCAGACCGTTGAGTCTGGCTCGATATTGAGATGGGCGAGACCTGCGGCGCGTACGGGCAGCTTGGTGATCAGGTTTTTCTGATGCAGGTAGAAATGATCTGGAATGCCGAGTGTCAACCCTATCTCTGGTGGGTACAGGCGTTCCAGTATGACTATGTTGAGGGGAGAGAAATCCATGCCCCAAGTATCGGGCAGGGCCAACGGGCGGATTTGCTCCTCAGGTGTGCCGAGGTCCTCAAGAACAGTCATGGCAAAGCATTCGGC
The genomic region above belongs to uncultured Pseudodesulfovibrio sp. and contains:
- the cbiE gene encoding precorrin-6y C5,15-methyltransferase (decarboxylating) subunit CbiE; protein product: MSIMETIHIIGLSPGSLEMSRRARKTLSTANLVVGGKRLLAACQDAIPANGCASLPIAGPLSPIIENIRKTAKAGDSVVVLADGDPLFFGIGKRLGEELGQENITVEPNISTMQLAAARLKLPWQKMDFVSLHGRTDYAPLYAALVRADLIAVYTDSENTPAEVARALLERGAECFAMTVLEDLGTPEEQIRPLALPDTWGMDFSPLNIVILERLYPPEIGLTLGIPDHFYLHQKNLITKLPVRAAGLAHLNIEPDSTVWDLGAGCGSVSIEASHLARRGRVFAVERNKTRIAMIRENIRRTGAWLVDTVLGPMPESLRGLPEPDRIFIGGGLGGETNHDSSLLTVACDRLKPRGRMVIHCILLDSLHEAKDHFQKLGWHFGVTQLQASATDSLAGDLRFKAQNPVFILWAEKP